A window of the Gossypium hirsutum isolate 1008001.06 chromosome A05, Gossypium_hirsutum_v2.1, whole genome shotgun sequence genome harbors these coding sequences:
- the LOC107923292 gene encoding pathogenesis-related thaumatin-like protein 3.5, giving the protein MDQLLPLLFILLMLSSGAKVYECARTFTIINNCKDTIWPGIIPGESFNGGGLELKSHQSVVFDAPVGWSGRIWGRTGCKFDDNGNGPCQTGDCAQTLKCGAAGKTPVSLAEFTLATVDFYDVSLVDGFNLPLSVTPINGKGNCSTAGCNSDVRHNCPSELAVKAKGKVIACRSACDVFDTDEYCCRGTYGNPSTCRPTYYSNIFKSACPTSYSYAYDDPTSIFTCSGADYVITFCSTRNQPVCTYHDHKLVCKNKANGLNPLVGRWWATLLAPLLMANLRFLL; this is encoded by the exons ATGGATCAGCTTTTACCTCTTTTGTTCATACTGCTCATGCTTTCATCAG GGGCAAAAGTGTATGAATGTGCAAGAACCTTCACCATTATAAACAATTGCAAGGATACTATCTGGCCTGGAATTATCCCTGGTGAAAGCTTTAATGGTGGAGGTCTTGAATTAAAATCACACCAATCTGTCGTCTTTGACGCCCCGGTTGGCTGGAGTGGCCGCATATGGGGTCGAACTGGTTGCAAGTTCGACGACAATGGAAATGGTCCATGCCAAACAGGGGACTGTGCCCAAACCCTTAAGTGCGGAGCTGCCGGCAAAACCCCGGTATCACTCGCTGAGTTTACACTTGCTACTGTTGATTTTTACGATGTTAGCCTCGTTGACGGATTCAATCTGCCACTATCCGTTACACCGATAAACGGTAAGGGAAATTGCTCCACTGCTGGATGTAACTCTGACGTCAGGCATAATTGCCCTTCCGAACTCGCTGTCAAGGCCAAAGGGAAGGTTATAGCTTGCCGAAGCGCATGCGACGTGTTTGACACCGACGAATATTGTTGCCGAGGGACATATGGAAACCCTTCAACTTGTCGACCTACATATTATTCCAACATTTTCAAGTCTGCATGCCCTACTTCCTATAGTTATGCATATGATGATCCTACTAGTATTTTCACTTGTTCTGGTGCAGATTATGTCATCACCTTCTGCTCAACCAG GAATCAACCAGTATGCACATATCATGATCACAAGCTTGTTTGCAAGAACAAAGCAAATGGTTTAAACCCATTGGTAGGAAGATGGTGGGCAACTCTACTTGCACCACTCTTGATGGCTAATCTCAGGTTCCTTTTATGA
- the LOC107922871 gene encoding cold shock protein 2 — protein sequence MAEATSTERSTGTVKWFSAQKCFGFIAPDDGGDDLFVHQTSILSQGFRTLSDNQPVEFFVDVGEDGRAKAVDVTPMPRPRRPSRGGGRGGYFGGRGRGGGGYRRGGYGGGGGGGGGSGACYNCGRTGHIARDCYQGGGSGSTRYSGGRGDGGGNRRYGGDSGDGRGAGGRCFNCGDEGHFARDCPNK from the coding sequence ATGGCTGAGGCGACCAGCACCGAGAGATCCACTGGCACAGTCAAATGGTTCAGCGCCCAGAAATGTTTTGGTTTCATAGCTCCCGACGACGGAGGCGACGACCTTTTCGTCCACCAAACCTCTATTCTTTCCCAAGGCTTTCGTACACTCTCCGATAACCAACCCGTCGAGTTCTTCGTTGATGTCGGTGAAGATGGCCGAGCTAAGGCCGTTGATGTAACTCCTATGCCTCGACCTCGCCGTCCTTCCCGCGGCGGTGGAAGAGGAGGATATTTTGGCGGCAGAGGTAGAGGAGGTGGTGGTTACAGGAGAGGAGGTTATGGTGGTGGCGGTGGCGGTGGCGGAGGTAGTGGCGCTTGTTATAATTGTGGGAGGACGGGGCATATAGCCAGGGATTGTTATCAAGGTGGTGGAAGTGGAAGTACGAGATACAGTGGCGGCCGTGGAGATGGTGGTGGAAATAGAAGATACGGTGGCGATAGCGGTGATGGACGAGGAGCTGGGGGACGATGTTTTAATTGTGGAGATGAAGGCCATTTTGCAAGGGATTGCCCTAACAAATAA